The Metarhizium brunneum chromosome 3, complete sequence DNA window CCGTCACCGCCCAGGCTCGCAAAACTCACGACTCGTGGTTTACTTTCTGGAAAGCCGATATTAAGCCTGCCGACTGGGCTTGGAATCTTGGCTCTCAAAGTTAAAGGAGCTCCGTGGAGTCATACATAGCTCCGAGAAAACCATAAAGCTCTTAATAGACTTTTACCCCACATAGTGCATAGTATTTTGATACTcaatataatatactattgATACTAAAATACGTTGTATATTAGTTGGGAATTCCTCGTGACGACAATACATGAGAAGCTAACCTCGTAAAACTGCGCAAATTAAAATACGTAATGCTCTACTTACTGTTAAAGCTACTCAAAGCCAGAACAGTTCCTCCCAAAGTCAGCAGGGAGCGGCGCCTCTTGAATTCTGCGGACTCTTCTTTAGATTTAGTTTGGAGAGGCTGCTGTGTTTTGCGGCCATCTTTACGCCGAAAGACGGGATGCTGGCAATTTCCCAGCTATTTGTTCGTCCGTCTTAGCTGAGTTGGAAAGGTCCTTGGTCGGAGCCCCATGTACTTAACGACAGCCCGCGGTGTACCTTATGGTGCGTTTACCAAGCCACAATAACTTAGTCTCAAAACTTCTAAAATCTGTAGGTCAAGAATCAGTTATAGTTTTTGTTACGAGCTGGAAGGGACTTTTCGTGTGTTATGTCTGCTTGAATTATTCCTCGCTGATATTATTTCTAAAGTGGAATTACGGCCGGGAAGGGTGATGGTATGTAATACCAGCTCCGTATCCCCGGCTATATAGGCCGCAAAAATGGCACTTCTCCCGTTAAAGTCGACTTTACTAAAGGGTTATCCCGGCCTAAATAGCAGAAGATCAAATATCCTACGTACGGCTACCCTTTATCTTGGTCTATAAATGATTGTTCGTGGGAACTAAAGGGATCTGTCGCACGCGTATCTAAGATATAAAGGCGATAAGAAGTTTTCATAACCTGATTCTTTATCAACGCTAATACGTCCTGCAGTAATTAGACCCTGGCGTAAGCCTTTTAAGCAGCTCACTTTGAAAGTTTTATCAGTCCACGACTTAGAAGAAGCTCGATCATTTCGTTATTATAGATTTGGCGGGCTATTTAAATGGGGACTATCGGTTATTCGTTGGTGCTTAAACTTTATAGTACCGGCCATCGCTACATGCTCTCTCTTTAAAGGAAGCCATTACCACCTCAGTCGAGATGAAACTGAATAATGTCCCTTCCTCGCAGAATCACGGCGGGTAAAGAGGCGTGCCAGTCTCAATGGTCAGTCCCGTGGCTGGACGAGTTGCGGTATGTGGTGTTGCAGAGATGTAGCTCTCAATAGCCAATACAGACGGTCACGTTCCAACAGCCTGGTTCTTGAGCCGTTAAAATAATACTACGTAAGAGTAAATCATGCACTAACCGCCCTTTGGCCGTCTTCCCTTTCCACAACCCTTCATAAACTGGCAATAATCTAGGCGTGGAGTGCAGGAGCGTCTTGGGTAGATTGTCAAAGATAAATTACCCTGCAATACTATATCATTTATGGCCATGGTCTAGAAATATACTCTTCCATCGTCTTTAAGTGCGGCGTCTGGGAACGTATAATGTCACGAGATAATTATTCTGAAGCTGCAAGGAAGGTTTTCTGCGGCATGGAACTGGCGGCATAAAGGCAAACTAAGCACTTACCATGCCGTTAATACGAATGATGTGCCAAATAAATGTCGCGGAAGTATTTAGCCTTGTTTGTGCTTATAAGAAGCCAACATGAAAGTATGCTTGGTTCACGCCACAACTCGATCCCCTAGCTCTAGATCGGCTAGCAAGACGGAAATGACAAGCGATCGTTAGGATCGATCCCTCTCTAATATCGCTGAAATTTGTACAGGGGCCTAATGTTACGGCAGGAGACAATTCACAAGGATAAAATGACTGTTTATTACCTTTTGTATATTCGTAAATGCTCTTAATCTAGGACGTTGACATCACTCCGACCTTTATATGAGGGCCAAGTTCAACCGAAACGTGACAGCTCCCATCTCCCGAAACCACCTGTTTTTcacaccagcagcaccctGTGACGACGTTAGATTCATATATCATCTTTCAACATGCACATAACTTACGCATTGACGCAACCGTCATTCTCAGGGTCATCTATAACGGTTCAAATTAGCCAGAAAAACTAGAGATTGTGGATCGCGGTAAAAGGGGGGATTCGTAGTACTCACTCGTGATTTGCGCATACCGACCCCAAATAACCTTGCCGGATGCGGTCGTCAAACCCAGTTCGCTCGTGTTGACCTCAATAACACACCCTTTTGTCAGGACACCGAGCCGGGTGTACAGCGGGTTCGACGGGTTCTTCTTCACGCTCAGAATTGGGGCCTTGATGGTGACGGCCAGCTCCGGATGGCTGACGTGGGCTGTCCTTTGTCTCAACCCGGACGGCCTGATGAACCTCTCCATTTTCGGGTTCTGCCTTGTGAACCCCTCGCCGACAAACGTAGGCTTCGTAATCATCCTCTTCCACGACTtctttttcgtcttctttccTGTCGTAACCATGCGGAACATTTCTTCCTCCGAGATGCCACGCACCTTGGGCAAAGGAACCGAATATCGTGCCGACTTCTCGGCTCTGCGCTGCTTGATGGAGCTTGATAAAGCTTTGGCGGAGCGAGGGTCGTTCTGGCGGTCTACAAGGTAGTTGGGCACGGGCTCTGAGGGTAGGGATGATGGGTCGTCTGATTTGATATTGCGCTCCTCGCGCACCTTGATCTTCTTCCGCATCTGGATATTCTCGACTCGCCTGGCCTCCTGCATCATCTTGGCCCTGTGGCCTCGCAAGTTCTGGGCATCGTATGACCGTCTGTGACTCTCACGCGCGAGAAGCTTGCGGACTCTCTCCTGGGTGTCGAGGATATTGCTCTTGTCAGCTTGGATTGTGTGAAGGCGGAAGTGGTAAAACTGGATGATTTCAGCATAACGCTGGCCATGCAGCTTACGCCACCTCTCCATATACTCATTTTAAGGCATCTTTCCTCCTTAAACACGCTCTCATGTCGGTCGCTACTGAACAACCGAATAAGGATCGATCATAATTTTCGACTTCAGTACGAAGTCGGGTGCATGCTAATCCAGTCTCCACTTTCCTTCAGCCAACCAGGACCTCGGACTTGGAACAAATGTGGGGCCCGCTGTCCTTCATCACGTAGGGTAAGAAGGCACTTTTCAATTAAGTCTGGTGTCAATCAATCTGATACTGTATTGTCAACGGTCCCTCTCTAGTCTTGCCGTGAAGCTGAGCCGAAAAGGTCGATCGCTCGGGTTGGCGTAGCCTAATGCTACACATGCCGCGAAACAGCCTATAAACATAATCAGGAAGAACTTAAAGTGTAAAGCTCAAGGAACTGAAACCTATCCGCCATCGCCGCAAGAATGCAGATGTCTCACCAGTTGGCGCGTGCTCAACTTATTGACAACGCCAAATTGCTCTGTCTACAGTTGCCACACAACATCCGTTTATAAACTACAATAAATAAACGTTGGGGCACCGTATGTGTGAGTGTTCTGTTCTGACCACCACCACATGGCAAGCCAGTGACCAAATCCATAGTTGACTTGGTCTTGAATTGAAGCTTCATGCAGGGTCGATGGAGACCTTTATATGTCTCCACGCAAGATATCTACAGCTGCTCAATAAGACATGGTAACGCTACTGCTAAGCTGATTGCTAGATAGTGACGGTACGAGTGCCGTATCTCCAGATCAACCTTGGCACGGTTAGTCTTTCTCCGCTTGATAGTCGAGAAATCTTGCCTGTTCGTCAACCTGGTAGATGCCACTGTTTTTGAGCAAGCCCGCTGACAGCCTACCTGGCCAGAAACGTCAGTACAGCCAGTGCCATAGCATCCATCTCAGTGCGGAGAGTCGACCAGACTAGGGTGTAAAAACTCCACGGGTACCCGGTGTGGGTAGTTTATTTGTGGGTTCTGGGTAGTATTAGGTAGTAAATATAAACCTAAATAGATTTATAGGAAAAAAGAGGGTACTTATAActatttattagtataattaggTATTTTTAGGTACCTAAATAGGACTTATataacttactttttttatattaaattttattaattatttttattaattaaatatttattttactttatttaatacttatataaatattaactttaaacctttattattaatattttattagagtttattaatatatattttatctCTTAATTTTAAgaataattataatattataataagaattattattacttaataattaacatatataatataataagtaatattacttaaaagttatttaaaataataagagtatataatttaaaactttatatttataataattaattataataattattttattatattttttttattataataactcTTTTTTAACTAATTAAATATTCCttttaacttatatatataatataataaatattatatactttttatattattttttttataactattttaagctaatattaaattagctaggtaaAATCCTTTTAgtataaaacttattaaggCTAGACttaaacttaataattaGGTATTAATTTTATCCCTAAAACGcgtaataataattaatatattaggtatataaaaataagtactatttttatttaagttattttatacCTTAAAGTTTATACTCTGgttaggtttttaatatcTAGCCCTAATAATTAGGctaaaaagctttaatatatttttaagaggtaataatatattattaggtataattaataaaaaataaaagttacTTAAAacttaacttaaaatattaaagctttttagttattatatatttagcttatttttcttaagttaatttatatattaagtaagtagttttttatttatattataattagcttaaactaagtaataaatataagataAATATctatattaatattatatttatttaataaaaaatagcttatattattaggcttttttagtatatttaagtatttaagcgctttttatagcttatataagtgttatttttatattattactagGATATTAATATCTAAGaaatagttttttaataataatagctacTAACTACttttataactataaattaatataaaaaaatagtttattaatatattagttaataaataatactaattaaagctattaatattataataaatactcTAAAAGCGCTCTAGTAGTATATTACCTAGCTAAATAGCAAGGTAATTTTACGCTATTCTTAAGATgtcttaatataatagttacttTAAGATTTATTActaaaagctataaaaatcCTCTAATATATTCTGATATTTACAgaaaaaagcctaataaatAGTATAAAAATACTCAGGGTTTActgcttttatttataaaatataatattattagtaaaaataattactaaaaataattactaaaaattataatactttttaaggGCTAGAATTAAAGAcctttataaataacttgcttataataaataattattaattagttttattataactttagtagtatattttaatatacttttatgTAAATACCTTTTAgtaatataacttaattttattgCTTGATTTTCTAGgaaataataagcttaaatgCGCCTAATAGCACTAATTAGTATACTTAGTACTAACCGGGGTAAGTAAAGctataatagtatatatatttttatcTTTGTGTAAAAGAGTATTATACTTACTAgccttcttttttatattaagtattacctattataaaattatacGTAAAGCTTTAGGTATACTAGgatcttatatattattttaactttataGAGCCTCTTAAATAAAAGCaagatattaatatataaattatattatattttaagagtctaataatattagtttgttattataacttataaaatttataagctataaaaaaatcgcgctaatattaataagatagCTTACTTATTTctaattattaatactaaatTTCCCCTCTTAAaaggttatattagtattaaggaatatattaattaattagtAAAgtttataagcttataatagtattaaagtaattaaattCTATTAGGTAGTAATATTATGtattagctataataaaGCGCGCCTTAAGcgtaaattatattatatatttataaaagctacttatactttattactctaagaaaaatataagGTAAAgttttaaatttataaaaatattaatataaataattagtataaatactagttttataataatataataaataaaagtataaataaataccttaaaaataataactaatactaagttaatatatattttacttatacttttaataatatcttAAAAATAACtcttaaagttattattaaatttaataactttctttattttaagcttataagtattattcTAATAATATATACTCTTCTtaattactattattttaatagtatatataacctttttaataataaaatttaaaatatatataatataataaataaaatagattttaggttattattatttaaaggGAATATACTagaaaatagctttataaaagcGCTTTAGCTTAAGgtaaaagctattattacctataataaatctaactttttttaataagtaatatagttataaattattttattaaaggcAGCAAATAATCTCttagttttacctttttcctaatatattattaaatatattaattaaactaatagtaattatttaaaaattccactttatattaataaagtagtataatatattaagtatagTTTAGgtttaagtatttttagtttaattattaattattaataatatttataatccttttataatatattataaaaggccttactaaataaatataatatagttataaatatattttattattaataaaatattaagaattataatacttaggtaaaaaaatttaagaatattattaaaagctagatttataataatattagcagctaagtatatttaagtaataaaaattaataacttcttttatatttactagCGTTATTCTAGTATTTTAACCTATAAGTTAAttagtaaaattaatatatataaattgtatattacttactttataattttatattatattatttaaaggGTTTATTAAGTAGTTAGTTCTATAAAATCTAGctctaataatatattttaatatagtAGATATACTATTATTAGCTTAGAAAgtaaataagtaaataagtatattataataataattatatattacttttaatatactATCTAATTActatatactttatataaagGAGTCTTATATAGTAAACTAGTAAGAGGATTAAAATATTTTCCTTATAGctaagcttaataataagcttaataaactagtaattatattttattaatagaaTTTAGTTATTAACtattaagttataaagtttaattactaagtagtattttttatattatataaaaaataattagtattagTAATCCGCTCTAAATTAATATctaaaaagttattttttagtaataaaaaaggagataataataaatcctaaatattatttttaagatttaattttatagtaatataaaagtaaaaataactaagaaaaaataataaaaaaaggtttAAAATTATAGCTAAAGCTAAAAAAGAGgataaataaaaataatatataaaattc harbors:
- the nsa2_0 gene encoding Ribosome biogenesis protein nsa2; this translates as MERWRKLHGQRYAEIIQFYHFRLHTIQADKSNILDTQERVRKLLARESHRRSYDAQNLRGHRAKMMQEARRVENIQMRKKIKVREERNIKSDDPSSLPSEPVPNYLVDRQNDPRSAKALSSSIKQRRAEKSARYSVPLPKVRGISEEEMFRMVTTGKKTKKKSWKRMITKPTFVGEGFTRQNPKMERFIRPSGLRQRTAHVSHPELAVTIKAPILSVKKNPSNPLYTRLGVLTKGCVIEVNTSELGLTTASGKVIWGRYAQITNDPENDGCVNAVLLV